A DNA window from Nitrospira sp. contains the following coding sequences:
- a CDS encoding hypothetical protein (Evidence 4 : Unknown function but conserved in other organisms; MaGe:77310763), which translates to MEPTARACLETCATRLDREVQRTNEAGLDAPVMVTRGTLRHSVGGLHVYEFLLPAGCHLSIDLPVSIVPGDEQDATEGVVLSCHDGVALVQTVDAIGAAVLSATIIPDRAGHLGTIATRLRDMISQADAYNLGPSERLVPLLLSSGDPGQAAPGSSAILTTMWLEDQSLRRQKVASLVLELIRANKRILLIGPDHRSSDEMVGAIAKAMKASGLTYKTWISRYEMSILSQASGISIHELGFEAQMHQFYAKSRADKASLRRKYDRFRELTPLLAYKGQKQKDLDEVRLLEWRLLTQLSELQAKIKDVTTILTEYENLPLWRRLGMQTVGKNIESLQQYRVLYEQQIRELTKELEIAKVRIDELVPEAAVPKDLRPEFDDLKEDITKLGGTKKIRELLAAEENTNRQAFIQNRRLVISTPARIASDPLFARVRFDVLIVDDAPQIDSTMLLAAAGLVRERIVLSGDLRDLTARGGWAKLGIESQGAS; encoded by the coding sequence ATGGAACCGACCGCCAGAGCCTGTTTAGAGACCTGCGCCACAAGATTGGACCGAGAAGTCCAGCGGACGAACGAGGCCGGACTCGATGCGCCCGTGATGGTTACGAGAGGTACCCTGCGGCATTCAGTGGGGGGGCTTCACGTATATGAGTTTCTGCTTCCGGCCGGATGCCATCTATCAATCGATCTTCCGGTATCCATCGTCCCTGGGGATGAACAGGACGCAACGGAGGGCGTCGTCCTGAGTTGCCACGATGGTGTGGCGCTGGTGCAAACGGTGGATGCCATTGGAGCCGCAGTCCTCTCGGCCACGATTATTCCCGACCGAGCCGGCCATCTCGGCACCATTGCAACCAGACTGCGCGATATGATCAGCCAGGCGGACGCCTACAATCTCGGTCCGTCAGAGCGGCTTGTCCCGCTCTTGCTATCATCCGGCGATCCCGGCCAAGCCGCCCCTGGGTCTTCAGCGATCTTGACCACGATGTGGCTTGAAGATCAATCGCTTCGCCGCCAGAAGGTTGCGAGTCTTGTCCTTGAATTGATTCGGGCAAACAAACGGATTTTACTCATCGGCCCGGATCATCGCTCGTCCGATGAAATGGTCGGGGCGATCGCGAAAGCCATGAAAGCCAGCGGCTTGACATACAAGACATGGATTAGCCGCTACGAAATGAGCATTCTCTCCCAAGCCAGCGGGATCTCTATCCATGAGCTTGGGTTTGAGGCGCAGATGCATCAGTTTTACGCCAAGTCCAGGGCCGATAAAGCGTCGCTTCGGAGAAAGTACGACCGGTTTCGCGAACTGACCCCGCTGCTGGCCTATAAAGGGCAGAAGCAAAAGGATTTGGATGAAGTTCGGTTGCTGGAGTGGAGACTGTTGACCCAGTTGAGCGAATTGCAGGCCAAGATCAAGGATGTCACCACGATTTTGACGGAGTACGAAAACCTCCCTCTCTGGCGGCGGCTCGGCATGCAGACCGTCGGGAAGAATATTGAATCGCTTCAGCAATATCGGGTGCTCTACGAACAGCAGATTCGCGAACTGACTAAGGAATTGGAGATCGCTAAAGTCCGCATCGATGAGTTGGTGCCCGAGGCGGCCGTTCCGAAAGATTTGCGGCCGGAGTTCGACGATCTCAAAGAAGACATCACGAAACTGGGCGGCACGAAGAAGATTCGCGAACTGCTGGCGGCGGAAGAAAATACCAATCGCCAGGCGTTCATCCAAAACCGCCGCCTGGTGATCTCGACGCCGGCGCGGATTGCCAGCGACCCGCTGTTTGCCCGCGTACGGTTCGACGTGCTGATTGTCGATGACGCGCCGCAGATCGATTCGACCATGTTGCTGGCGGCGGCGGGGCTGGTACGCGAGCGCATTGTGCTCAGCGGAGACCTCCGTGATCTGACCGCTCGTGGCGGCTGGGCGAAGCTCGGAATAGAATCTCAAGGGGCTTCCTGA
- a CDS encoding Integrase catalytic domain-containing protein (MaGe:77310772), with the protein MELLNNSLLAWRDPSNIEEVQSIERILYFASNGEEAWMINLSKKKGLPHSRPMAQVRTAIQTGEATIVTEDPYAYLRTSDAELSHEKCQVRDHLHAILGPYLETYREALLQKSRRGAIILKITQETNWKKKKIYKYLRRYWQSGQLRNAFLPDWHLRGGKNVTKTCTQGKKRGRPKQVVQTNRTTVVGINVDKDMYQRLKRGVDDWYLKTDLSFAAAFHKITTTQFIDGLEFVNGVWVPRPWSSDRLPTQRQAWYVYEKEFLHKPEARKRKIGSHRWNLEERELTGDTATLAPWPGSLYQIDATVGDIYLRSQLDLNRIIGRPVIYLVVDVFSRMIVGFAVLMEGPSWMGALQALESAFMDKVAFCKSLGVDIQPGAWPSAGLPEAITADNGEFLGYNATSLNSLDILLHNTPPYRPDWKFLVECYFRTVQEKLRWVPGYLHPTRERGDKDTRLDGVLTLKDLRQLLIWCIIQYNNHRLLENYPVTKCMIRDDLDLYPSEIWRWGLSANSSRLRWEDPKQIHAILLPRSKARVTRHGLKFKNLYYSCETARNAHWFSQASAKEWDVEVSYDPRSPEVLYLVKEDDRMEACTLLDRMHEDTFRSHDWYEVEDYLAMRAMKQSEAKLTEVHRAVVPRTMQEAIVRAAQENLKEVQVPQSKRAALQGVKDNKRTEREYERALATGQDPVAPTVEEDAEEYIGIDEPAELLRTAAVVRTA; encoded by the coding sequence ATGGAGCTTCTCAACAATTCATTACTAGCTTGGCGTGATCCGTCCAACATCGAGGAGGTGCAGTCGATCGAGCGGATCCTCTACTTCGCCTCTAACGGTGAAGAGGCTTGGATGATCAATCTGAGCAAGAAGAAAGGATTGCCCCATTCTCGTCCCATGGCTCAAGTCCGCACGGCCATCCAGACCGGTGAGGCGACGATCGTCACCGAGGACCCTTACGCATACCTTCGGACAAGTGATGCAGAGCTTTCACACGAGAAGTGCCAGGTGCGGGACCATTTGCATGCCATCCTTGGTCCGTATTTGGAGACCTATAGGGAGGCCCTGCTGCAGAAGTCCCGCCGCGGGGCGATTATTTTGAAGATCACGCAGGAAACGAACTGGAAGAAAAAGAAGATTTACAAGTATCTGCGACGCTATTGGCAATCCGGTCAACTCCGCAATGCCTTTTTACCTGACTGGCACCTGCGGGGTGGGAAAAACGTCACGAAAACGTGCACGCAGGGTAAGAAGCGAGGACGGCCCAAGCAGGTCGTCCAAACGAATCGAACAACCGTGGTCGGAATCAACGTCGATAAGGACATGTATCAACGTCTCAAACGAGGGGTCGATGACTGGTATCTCAAGACCGATCTCTCCTTCGCGGCTGCCTTTCACAAGATTACGACCACCCAATTCATTGACGGACTCGAGTTTGTGAATGGTGTTTGGGTCCCACGGCCGTGGTCATCCGACAGACTGCCGACACAACGCCAAGCCTGGTACGTCTATGAAAAGGAGTTTCTTCATAAACCGGAGGCGCGTAAGCGCAAAATTGGTTCCCATCGCTGGAATCTCGAAGAACGTGAACTTACCGGGGATACCGCGACCTTGGCACCCTGGCCCGGTAGTTTGTACCAAATTGATGCCACGGTTGGGGATATTTACTTGCGGAGCCAATTAGATCTGAATCGGATCATTGGACGACCTGTCATTTACTTAGTGGTCGATGTCTTTAGCCGCATGATTGTCGGATTCGCCGTATTGATGGAAGGACCCAGCTGGATGGGCGCACTGCAGGCTCTGGAAAGCGCCTTCATGGACAAAGTGGCCTTCTGTAAATCCTTGGGGGTCGATATCCAGCCGGGCGCTTGGCCTTCTGCTGGTCTTCCCGAGGCGATCACCGCGGATAATGGGGAATTCTTGGGCTACAACGCTACCAGCCTGAACAGCCTTGATATCCTGCTGCATAACACGCCACCCTACCGCCCAGATTGGAAATTTCTCGTGGAGTGCTATTTCCGGACTGTGCAGGAGAAACTCCGCTGGGTCCCGGGTTATCTCCATCCAACGCGAGAACGGGGAGACAAAGACACCCGCCTCGATGGTGTACTGACACTCAAAGATCTGCGCCAACTGCTGATTTGGTGCATTATCCAGTACAACAACCACCGCTTGTTGGAGAACTATCCCGTCACCAAATGCATGATCCGCGACGATCTCGATCTCTATCCATCGGAGATCTGGCGTTGGGGCCTAAGCGCCAATAGTTCTCGGCTTCGCTGGGAAGACCCCAAGCAAATTCACGCTATTCTGCTCCCTCGCAGCAAAGCGAGAGTCACGCGCCACGGCCTGAAGTTCAAGAATCTGTACTACTCCTGTGAAACCGCTCGGAACGCCCACTGGTTTTCCCAGGCGTCGGCAAAAGAATGGGATGTGGAAGTCTCCTATGATCCACGGAGCCCCGAGGTGCTCTATCTTGTGAAAGAGGACGACAGGATGGAGGCGTGCACACTGTTGGACCGGATGCATGAAGACACATTTCGCAGCCATGACTGGTATGAGGTCGAAGACTACCTCGCGATGCGGGCAATGAAACAATCCGAGGCTAAACTCACGGAAGTGCATCGAGCCGTCGTCCCGCGGACCATGCAGGAAGCGATAGTCCGCGCAGCCCAGGAGAATCTGAAAGAAGTGCAGGTACCACAGAGCAAACGGGCAGCCCTACAGGGCGTCAAAGACAACAAGCGGACGGAGCGCGAGTATGAGCGCGCTCTGGCCACTGGCCAAGACCCCGTCGCACCTACTGTGGAGGAGGACGCAGAAGAATACATTGGCATCGATGAACCGGCCGAGTTGCTGCGCACGGCCGCCGTAGTGAGGACAGCATGA
- a CDS encoding 50S ribosomal protein L9 (MaGe:77310764), translated as MKVILQETMDGVGHLGDLLDVRDGFARNFLLPRKKAVLADSRSIKAFEHVKRVAAEKAKKEKLEIEAHAKKVSAVTVTIEAQVGKDDKMFGSVTSKDLAEALAAQGFTIDRRKIQLAQPIKELGTVTVPIKMPREVTATVTVRVVKKQEPETAEA; from the coding sequence ATGAAAGTCATTTTACAAGAAACAATGGACGGGGTCGGCCACCTTGGCGACCTGCTTGATGTTCGAGACGGGTTTGCCAGAAACTTCCTCTTGCCTCGCAAGAAAGCCGTGTTGGCCGACAGCCGCAGCATCAAGGCCTTCGAGCACGTAAAGCGCGTCGCCGCGGAGAAGGCGAAAAAAGAGAAGCTCGAAATCGAAGCCCACGCGAAGAAAGTCTCGGCCGTCACTGTTACCATTGAGGCGCAGGTCGGAAAAGACGACAAGATGTTCGGATCGGTGACCTCCAAAGACCTGGCCGAAGCTCTGGCCGCGCAAGGATTTACGATCGACCGGCGCAAGATCCAGCTGGCCCAACCCATTAAGGAACTGGGGACCGTGACGGTGCCGATCAAGATGCCGCGAGAGGTCACTGCGACCGTGACCGTCCGCGTGGTGAAGAAACAAGAACCGGAAACCGCTGAAGCATAA
- a CDS encoding conserved exported protein of unknown function (Evidence 4 : Unknown function but conserved in other organisms; MaGe:77310762) → MACRRTFIALVVLLIFLGQGAASASAESEKTSAVVAHPALAKTNLFLAAGDYRRALEACQRAIDDAPSAAHYIHLTYVYRAIDAYLEYLSQEERWMAVEQLYLNLVSRDPADLVDPPGGLARMVKEMIQAGVRQQSDVSAAMANRLDKAESDRLWVEQAQWRTANPKAWWQGMPAAWMR, encoded by the coding sequence ATGGCCTGTCGCAGGACGTTCATCGCACTGGTTGTGTTGCTGATCTTCTTGGGGCAGGGGGCGGCATCCGCGTCCGCTGAATCGGAGAAGACGAGTGCGGTCGTGGCCCACCCTGCTTTGGCAAAGACGAATCTCTTCTTAGCGGCCGGCGATTATCGCCGTGCGCTCGAAGCCTGCCAGCGCGCCATCGATGACGCGCCGTCGGCGGCCCATTACATTCATCTGACATACGTGTATCGCGCGATCGATGCCTATTTAGAATATCTATCGCAAGAAGAGCGATGGATGGCGGTCGAGCAGCTGTACTTAAATCTGGTCTCTCGCGATCCGGCGGATCTGGTCGATCCTCCGGGCGGCCTGGCCCGCATGGTCAAGGAAATGATTCAGGCCGGCGTGCGGCAACAGTCCGACGTCAGCGCGGCGATGGCCAATCGATTAGATAAGGCCGAGTCGGATCGTCTCTGGGTAGAACAGGCTCAGTGGCGCACCGCGAACCCGAAGGCCTGGTGGCAGGGGATGCCTGCGGCCTGGATGCGATAG
- a CDS encoding Transcriptional repressor NrdR (MaGe:77310766) — translation MKCPFCDELEDKVVDSRMAKEGEVIRRRRECLGCKRRYTTYERVEEILPVVVKKDGRRESFDRAKILSGLKKACEKRPISTATIEAVTDRIEKRIQEMGESEIESRIAGEEVMKELHQLDQVAYVRFASVYREFKDIDQFMDELKSLAQQRRER, via the coding sequence GTGAAATGTCCGTTCTGCGACGAGCTCGAAGACAAGGTGGTGGATTCGCGCATGGCGAAAGAGGGCGAAGTCATTCGCCGCCGCCGCGAGTGTCTCGGCTGCAAGCGCCGCTACACCACCTACGAGCGAGTTGAAGAAATCCTTCCGGTGGTCGTCAAGAAAGACGGACGGCGCGAATCGTTCGACCGTGCGAAAATCCTGTCCGGACTCAAGAAAGCCTGCGAAAAACGGCCGATCAGCACAGCAACGATTGAGGCCGTCACGGACCGGATCGAAAAACGGATCCAGGAAATGGGCGAGAGTGAAATTGAAAGTCGGATCGCCGGCGAAGAAGTCATGAAGGAGTTGCACCAACTCGATCAGGTCGCCTACGTCCGGTTCGCGTCGGTCTATCGCGAATTCAAGGACATCGATCAGTTCATGGACGAACTCAAGTCTCTGGCTCAACAGCGTCGGGAGCGGTGA
- a CDS encoding Histidine kinase domain-containing protein (MaGe:77310768), with translation MATTKADSTKIHRTSSKVGATNVAIIGAGRGGTALIEIFANDPLVQIVGIADVSAQAPGVTLAKQLQIPVTRDYRKLLAMEQVDLVIDVSGDAEVWQFLQDFHRMGVTIIGGASAKFMWELIGARIRATAEIENTLNKYQSLYRLYVKETGTAVTEERTRIACEIHDGLVQSLAGVNFKLDLCQQLVRKDPKASLVTLKESKAQLKLAIQEARQVIFNLRPLHYDKMELIPALTNYLKSYETQARIKARFTVTGDEQILFPRTKIFLFRIIQEALSNVQKHAKASRVSIQLEINLEMLRVTISDNGIGFDMDAVLRDPDKWDHFGIRGIIERAKLVGGEGHIDSKQGRGTTITVEVPLTNKETSEHGQD, from the coding sequence ATGGCCACCACGAAAGCCGACTCCACAAAAATTCACCGCACGTCGTCAAAAGTCGGCGCAACCAATGTCGCGATCATCGGCGCCGGGCGCGGAGGAACCGCGCTCATAGAAATCTTTGCGAATGACCCGCTGGTCCAAATCGTAGGAATCGCCGACGTCAGCGCGCAAGCCCCCGGCGTCACACTCGCGAAACAGCTTCAGATTCCCGTCACACGGGACTACCGCAAACTTCTGGCGATGGAACAGGTTGACCTCGTGATCGACGTATCCGGCGATGCCGAGGTCTGGCAGTTCTTGCAAGACTTTCACCGAATGGGCGTCACCATCATCGGCGGGGCCAGCGCGAAGTTCATGTGGGAACTCATCGGCGCGCGCATCCGCGCAACTGCGGAAATCGAAAACACGCTCAATAAATATCAGTCGCTGTACCGGCTATATGTCAAGGAAACCGGCACGGCGGTCACTGAAGAACGAACGCGCATCGCTTGCGAAATCCATGACGGTCTGGTCCAGAGCCTCGCCGGCGTCAATTTTAAGCTCGACTTATGCCAGCAGCTCGTACGCAAGGACCCCAAGGCCAGCCTCGTCACACTCAAAGAAAGCAAGGCGCAGCTGAAACTGGCGATTCAAGAAGCCCGTCAAGTTATCTTCAATTTGCGTCCGCTCCATTACGACAAAATGGAGCTGATTCCCGCGCTGACCAACTACCTCAAGTCCTACGAGACTCAGGCGCGCATCAAAGCCCGCTTCACTGTAACCGGGGACGAACAGATCCTCTTTCCCCGCACGAAGATTTTCCTGTTCAGGATCATTCAGGAAGCCTTGAGCAACGTCCAAAAACATGCCAAGGCCAGTCGTGTGTCGATCCAGCTGGAGATCAATCTCGAAATGCTGCGCGTGACCATTTCAGATAACGGCATCGGTTTTGATATGGATGCCGTCCTGCGCGACCCCGACAAATGGGATCATTTCGGCATTCGCGGCATTATCGAGCGGGCGAAACTTGTCGGCGGCGAGGGGCATATCGATTCCAAGCAGGGGCGTGGCACGACGATCACCGTCGAAGTCCCCCTCACAAACAAGGAGACGAGCGAACATGGACAAGATTAA
- a CDS encoding hypothetical protein (Evidence 5 : Unknown function; MaGe:77310770) yields MTKNMLLGNFNMSALYETQVGR; encoded by the coding sequence GTGACGAAGAATATGCTGTTGGGGAATTTCAACATGTCCGCGCTCTATGAGACTCAGGTAGGCAGGTGA
- a CDS encoding hypothetical protein (Evidence 5 : Unknown function; MaGe:77310767) yields MTAARLSPLTGLLLLLLSLPMFQPGKHS; encoded by the coding sequence GTGACAGCGGCGCGTCTCAGCCCTCTCACCGGCCTCCTACTCCTTCTGCTCTCTCTCCCGATGTTTCAGCCTGGCAAGCACTCGTAA
- a CDS encoding putative Transposon Tn7 transposition protein TnsA (Evidence 3 : Putative function from multiple computational evidences; MaGe:77310771), translating into MRLKVHITQELIDKFLRQGRGQGELGRYFPWWTVFDIASKGLRTRVRGIKTGRTHHFLSLLELTFFFLAEFSDSVLDIREQYPLLPQTETLAIASQLGIKHSVDRLTHFPIVMTTDFLLTVRHGAADVLQAWSVKYLKDLRNRRTLDKEEVQRRWWESKHIPWKLFTEKDVTPAQAHNVRFLFPYKKSRALKGIPRDIIRHVSDYLQDNVRPNVLLRDLCADYEQRYTVEKGTGLLVARHLLANGQWPIDISQKLSPHEPLRFRPQPLMSGRLLPHGASQQFITSLA; encoded by the coding sequence ATGAGATTAAAAGTCCACATAACGCAGGAACTCATCGACAAATTCCTTCGCCAGGGCCGAGGGCAAGGAGAGCTTGGGCGCTATTTTCCATGGTGGACCGTTTTTGATATCGCTTCCAAAGGATTGCGGACACGGGTCCGAGGCATCAAGACAGGGCGGACGCATCATTTCCTGAGCCTCCTTGAACTAACGTTTTTCTTCCTGGCCGAGTTTAGCGATTCAGTGCTCGATATCCGCGAGCAGTATCCGCTCCTGCCCCAAACCGAGACCCTCGCCATAGCAAGTCAGTTAGGCATTAAACACTCTGTCGACCGCCTCACACACTTTCCCATAGTCATGACCACCGATTTCCTCCTCACCGTGCGACACGGCGCTGCAGATGTTCTCCAAGCCTGGTCTGTAAAATACCTCAAAGACCTTCGCAATCGACGCACACTTGATAAAGAAGAAGTGCAACGACGGTGGTGGGAGTCCAAACATATTCCCTGGAAGCTCTTTACTGAGAAGGATGTGACGCCAGCCCAGGCGCATAACGTTCGGTTTCTCTTCCCATATAAGAAGTCGCGTGCCCTCAAAGGAATACCGAGAGACATCATTCGCCATGTCTCGGATTATCTCCAAGATAATGTTCGTCCGAATGTGCTTCTGAGGGACCTGTGTGCCGACTATGAACAACGCTACACGGTTGAGAAAGGAACCGGGCTTCTTGTCGCCCGGCATTTGTTGGCTAATGGACAATGGCCTATCGACATTTCGCAAAAACTCTCTCCTCATGAACCGTTGCGATTCCGCCCTCAACCTCTAATGTCCGGGAGACTGCTTCCCCATGGAGCTTCTCAACAATTCATTACTAGCTTGGCGTGA
- a CDS encoding Response regulator protein VraR (MaGe:77310769), giving the protein MDKIKVLIADDHRVVREGLAAILKTKEDLHIVGEAQDGMEAVEKANALVPDVILMDVSMPRMGGIEATRQIKREFPHIGIVALTMYEEQQYIFDLVRAGATGYLLKDSESSQIVAAIRAIYRGESLIHPSVASKILAEFSLMAQKKGKKPGWVEHDLTEREITVLRLVADGKTNKEIANALDLSEKTVKNHVRNIFHKLQVYDRTQAAILAIRKGLIELDPRP; this is encoded by the coding sequence ATGGACAAGATTAAGGTCCTCATTGCCGACGACCACCGTGTCGTTCGAGAAGGGCTCGCGGCCATTCTCAAGACCAAGGAGGATCTACACATCGTCGGCGAAGCACAAGACGGAATGGAAGCTGTCGAAAAAGCCAACGCGCTGGTCCCCGATGTCATTCTCATGGATGTGAGCATGCCCCGCATGGGCGGTATCGAAGCCACCAGGCAGATCAAACGCGAATTCCCGCATATCGGAATTGTCGCGCTGACAATGTACGAGGAACAGCAGTACATTTTCGATCTCGTTCGAGCCGGCGCCACCGGATATCTGCTGAAAGACTCCGAATCTTCACAAATCGTCGCCGCAATTCGAGCCATCTACCGAGGCGAGTCATTAATCCACCCGTCCGTCGCCAGCAAGATTCTCGCGGAATTTTCACTCATGGCTCAAAAGAAGGGTAAAAAACCAGGCTGGGTGGAGCATGACCTCACTGAACGTGAAATCACCGTGCTCCGCTTGGTTGCCGATGGAAAAACCAATAAAGAAATCGCCAACGCATTGGATTTGAGTGAAAAGACCGTAAAAAATCATGTGCGCAACATTTTCCATAAACTACAGGTCTATGATCGAACCCAGGCAGCCATCCTTGCAATCAGAAAAGGATTGATTGAACTAGATCCACGACCTTGA